In Paramormyrops kingsleyae isolate MSU_618 chromosome 18, PKINGS_0.4, whole genome shotgun sequence, the DNA window TCTGGGTCTCCCACTACTGTTCAGGAACTCGGCATTTGTATGTATAGTGTTCAGCAGAGCTCAGTTAAATTCAGAATAAAACTAGCCAGGAGAACTAGTCACAGTGGATTTCCTCCAGACTCAGCAGGAAGAGGATACTGCAGACATCAGGATTTTAAAAAAAGCCTCCCACTCTACGCAGGGAGAATTCAAGACAATGAATAAGATCACAAGTGATACTGGTCTGCAACAAGGCCAGAGAGAAAAGGGGGCAATTATGGCCAACATTACCAAGAGACCCTTATTAAaagtaataacaaaaaaaaaaaacaggagaatTTTTCACCACTTAACTGGCTTTTGTTGCTCGACTTTCCTAcgtcattttaaaaagccgaacaaaaaaaaaaaacattctgaatGGAAGCTAGATAAGGATGAATTACATGACAAGGTACTGAGACTATTCCGCCGACCAATGCACATGGATGAGATCTTAAGCCTAGTTCTACATATGCTTCCCTGTATGTACAATGATTCAGAAAGCAGCCTTGCCCCTTTACTTGGACTCCGCTAACCTAAGAGTCAAACAAACGGACACAGGTGTGCAGACAGGGTGGGGCAGCAGTGGGTCGATTCTACACCTTGCAGACTCTCCCACAAAATACCCAAAGTTccttctgggggaaaaaaaatgttcttcagGCTATGAAGCTTGCCACGTTCTCACAGATGCATTACACAGAGCACATAATTCAGACACATTTCTCCTCCCGCATGTAATggcacatacatatatttatataacattattttccatttcattacaaaaaaaaaagaagatatTTGTTCACACTTGGTTTGACACTTGTAGTGTGCTGTGTAGCTGAAAAGCCATTGCCTATTCACCCTTTTGGGTGGTAGTGGTGTCTAGTTTGGATGAATCTCAGTTGAACAGTGCTGGTCTCAAGGAGGATCTTGTCTGTGTATATTAATGGCGCAGTAttgttctctctctcctccccggGGTTGACAACATATCTGGTCTACAAGTCAGCAGTGCAGAGACTGTCCATATTTCCAGCATCCTCAATCCAGTTGCCAGTGCATATATCTACATACATAGATTAGTGTATTTGTAGGAGAGGTGTGCTCAATAAGATTCCCGATGGGGTTGACAAATCAGCTGGCTCTGATAAACAGGAACGATGGACATTAACTGTTCAGATTGACAAGAGGATAGACGACTGGGAGACGACTGACCAGGAAGTTGTTGAAATGTGTGCTGAGGGATAGTGTTAACCAAGACAAGAAGTCGGGCCGTTGCAGAGGGATGTGTGCGCAAGCACGTGTGGTTGTGTGCGCAAGCCGTCTTTGGAGGGGGcgaggggggcaggggaggcCAGGGATTTTCTGGGAGCCTTTCTGAGGCCCGGGACTCTATTCTCAGCTGAGCTCGTCGTCGGGATTGTGCTGGTCAAGCAGGCGCACATGTGTGAAGGGGAAGTGGCCACGTTTGCCCTTGCACTCGCCCTCCCACTGGCCGTTCACGTTGATCTTGGTCACCTTCACCATGTCACCAACCTGTGAGGAGGAGAAGGATGTTTGGAAGATGTAGGGGCACTCCATTAGGACTCAACAAGACACTCAccaccaaaccagtctctgtcCATTCCAGGAGCATATTGGACACACAGTTTCACAAGCCACACAGTTCATGCTCACTGTTCTAAAGCCACATATAATACCAACACTGAAGATTGCAGCAGGCACATGCTACAGAACAACAGGCACAGGCACCAAGCAGTCAAAAACATACCAAGTTCACAGGCTCCAGGCCAGACCAAGCCATTCCCACGAATTTGTCCCCATCTGCCCATGTGAAATCCCCACAAATGTCGGCAACCTGTCTAATATCCTCTTAAGAAATTAAGATGTCTTGTTCTAATGCCATTGTTTAACCATCACTTGAACTGTCATCAGGGGAGATCATGACATGTAACACAGATGAGATCTTCAGGAATATCATGCTGGATGAAAACCATAATTAAAACTACGCAGCTCACTTTGGGCAAGGAAGCTTAAACACTCAGAGCAAGAAAAGGTCTCTCCCTTCCATGGAGGACCACAGGGCGTGGGAAATTCTGCCGCAGATGTAATTCTGCATCTGGAGAAGGGTGCAACCCATTATGCAGTGTAATTTGATAGTTTGGGTACAACAGCAAGGAGAACTGATGACATTTCAGGCAAAGCAAATCAGTTCTTTTCAAACTGTAGCCAAATTCCATTGTAATTCTGCTTCCGTAGAACTAGCTGCCTTCAGGCTGCCCATGTATAAGCGACTGGGTTCACACGTGGAGCACCAGGTGAACTTCCTCACCCCCACCTTAAGGTTGACAATAAATAAAGAGCTAAAAATAGAGCAAAAACCTGCAGTCCTCAATGAAGCAGCATTCCCCACCTCCAGCGTAAAGGAACGGAGAACCATGACAAAGCAGAGACAGTCCGGACTCTTTGAAGCAGAGGGGTCTGGGAAATGAGGGCTGGTCTCACACAGAGGAAATGCTCCACCAAACAAAGCATTTCCTCTCCACAGCAGCCCTCCTTTCAGGAGCGGCCCCCCTGCCCCTCCTCTTCCCCCCGGTAGtgcctcacacccccccccctccccaacttTACACAGGAAACTGGAGCTCTCTAAGGAGTTTGGAAGGGACACATACTGCGAGCAGGCCACAGTTCACATAACATGCACAAAACCACTAAATCAGCACTTAAACACATGCAAGAGCTCAGGGAAGCCTCAGACAAGATCAAAGACCcttgatttaattttaaaataagctaATTTATTGCTAAATTCTCACTGGGATTTTCACTACTTAGTGGCTGAGAGCCAGTCATTCAAATTAAAGAGATGTTTATTAATGTCATTCAGGTAGCACCCTTGGCGTAGCTAAGTAGGTCAACAAATGATCCAACATTTAATACTTCCCAAAGGTTACTAGTTAGTAAGTAGCTAAATGTTCAGACTGTGGGCAGATTAAAACATCTCCATGAGAAAATAGAGGGCAGGAGAGTGTGACACCTACAAATCTAGGAATTTATTCCCAAGTACCCATCTGTTTGGAAACACTGGCCAGAGAAATGTTCCAGTGTTACTTGTTGTAGAAGAATAAACGGATTATCTTATTCTTTAAGCTACAGGGAAAGGGTACCTCTAGGGCCAGGGCGGTCTTGTCATAGGCATTGGGCACCCTCTTCTGGATGGCTCTGGCGTAGACGGGCCCGTTCTGCAGGTTGGGCAGAGGCGTGTTCACGCTGGGCTGGGCGTAGGGGCCCGGCTCACCCAAGGGTGGGGCTGGCAGGCCGCCCACAGAGCCATCTGGGGCGCCACCCAGGCCCGGCAAAGAGGCGCCCGAGGTCGGGGAGGCTGGCCGATACCTCTCCACATAGGGCACGGGAATCATGCCGGCCCGGCCCTCTGAGTTCTGCGCGTTCCACCATTGCTCCTCCGGCTTCTCCAGCACCCGCAGCACATCGCCCTTGCGGAATGGCAGGTCCTCGTCGTCGTTGCCGGGGAAGTCGAAAAGGGCACGCACGTACTCCACCGCCTCTGGTCTCGGGGGGGCACCACCAGCGCTCACAAAACCGGCATGCTTGGCCTTGCTGATTGGCTCGATGAGGGTGGTGGTATCCAGGTAGTGAATCTTGTAAAACTCCAGAAGAGCGGGAAGAGCGTCGAATTCCTGGTCTCCGATGCGGAACCGCGGAGATGCCAGCCCTGATGCACAAAAATTCCACAGGAAATTGAGAAAGTATTAGGGATACACAATCATGCCATTAATACCACCTGGATTAATGGAACAAAAAGCAAAGCAAGTCAAGTGCTCAAGATAATTATTTTACTGCACAGGAGCTTAAAGCTCAAATGATGTGATTAGATGCTGTCATAATAGTTCTCATTAAATCATTAAGCAAATACATGGCACAAGAATGGCAGCTTATCAGCAAATCCATACCTCTGACCAATCATTTAAGCCTGGCTACTGGCAGTAATAGTTAACTCCTTATAAAAAAAGGACTCTTTGAAACTGCTCCACAGCAGACCTACAAATTAAGTAATTTTATTCCTTTACTGTAGTTGTTAAGTTCCAGAAGTGAAATATCCAAATTCAGgccaaatattttaaaaaggaatgAGATTTTCCAGGGCAGAAAGAGTACAAGTGATATCCAATACTTTCAAAAATAGGCTTTAACATTAAGATTTAAACCAAAATAATATACATTCATTGGTCCCAGTTATTACATTGTGCAATTAGCCACTCAGATAATGCATCTAAAACTTCAAAGTGCATGAAAAACCAAGGCAAACAAGTACTATACAAGCAGTTAAACTATTCTCATGTGGTGACAGAGATATGactcaaaatatatatataaaaaaacacaaaacaagtgATTGCACAACAACTAAGTCTATAAATAAACCACATGACACAGTTCATTCTAGGCATCAGAAGAGAGGACCTTTATTTAAAGCACAGACATCTCACAGCAACACTGGGACAGAAACTGAAGtgaactgggggtgggggggggcacattccaCACACACCATTCCATGGAGTCATCCTCCCATTGTGACAACTAGCCCATTCATTCACAGAGGGTGTGAGCCCACCCCTCCCACGTAGTTTGTGCAGGACAACACAGCACGCACTTTCCAGAAGTGCACCGCTTCACACCCTGAGACCCCCACACCCCCTGAAACCCAGCAATTCATGTGTGTGACCCACATCTCAGTAACAGGGGTATCGGGAAAGGCGAAGCATGCATCCTCCTGTCCAACCTCCAGCAATGAAATTCCATGACACTCACTGACTGGGACAGTAAAGCAGAACGAGCACCACACAACCAAAAAGCTTTCAGGGAAGACAACCAACCACTGCACTGTAACAAAGGCACTCTGTGCTGCAGGGGATATCCCTCTACAGGGGCGGAAGGGGGGAGTGCACACGATTACAGGGACAATTTAGTATCAAGAAACTCCAGTGTAGTGTGGGATGTGTTGTACGAGATTCTACTAAGGCCCATACAGCTGTTTCAAGACACACGAGGAAACGGCACAGATCAGTCCAGGCACTGCATTTGCCCCGAAGGCCAAACTGCACTGCCAACTCCATATTATGAGAACCAACCCCAACGATAAAAGAAATatcgtaaaaaaaaatgcagcaacACAGAACAACAGTTTGGAAAGCTGCAAACGGCAAAGGCGGCTCGTCTCGGCCTTGATCGGAATCTGCAAGCTGCCGGAGAGACTGGACGGGCGGCATAGTCAAGCGGGACCCACCCATCTCTAACCTACTTTTCGTTTCCCACAGCAATACATATGTTTCTACGCTGCTCAAAGTTAACACCCAAAATGTGTTCTGACTACGGGAAATACTGATAAATGCTTAAGGGGGGGTCCCTCACATGCTTTGTGAACATTATTACCGCGACGGTACCGGTACATGCAGCAGAGGCTGCACCTCCGCCTTTGAACCTTTGCAAGCTTGAACAAGGACCTTATTTAATTAAGTTAAATCTATACCCAGACTTGGTTTCCATCACATCTAGAACCTTCCCGAAGCGACGCCGGAGAACATCACACCGAGTAATGAAGGACACCGCTGCGTCCCGGTGGTTTATAACTCTCAGGGATGGTCATCGCGTTATATTAAAGACGACTGGGGCAGCGCATCAGTACGTCTTACTTTAACATTATGCGTCAGATGTGCCATTTCAGATCTTCGGTGGTACATCTGACTTCTTAGCGCTTTAACATTATGCGCGGACGGCAAATAACTACTTCGATTGCTATAGTAATAAAAGTATTAGGTGTCGGTGATGCATCCACACGCACTATGAAAATGAATGACCGCGGCTCCCCCAAATTACAGGGCGAGCAGAAAGCTGCGTGTTCGGCGCCACGATGTCCACGACCTCGCAGCCCGCCTTACCTGAACCGGACTGCCGGttgctgctgctgatgctgtTGATTATGTAATGAGAGACTTTCGAGTTCTCCGACACGGACAGCACGTAGTCGCCGGGGCTGGTGATCGAGTCCCTG includes these proteins:
- the LOC111840455 gene encoding adapter molecule crk-like; amino-acid sequence: MAGNFDAEDRMSWYWGRLSRQEAVSLLQGQRHGMFLVRDSITSPGDYVLSVSENSKVSHYIINSISSSNRQSGSGLASPRFRIGDQEFDALPALLEFYKIHYLDTTTLIEPISKAKHAGFVSAGGAPPRPEAVEYVRALFDFPGNDDEDLPFRKGDVLRVLEKPEEQWWNAQNSEGRAGMIPVPYVERYRPASPTSGASLPGLGGAPDGSVGGLPAPPLGEPGPYAQPSVNTPLPNLQNGPVYARAIQKRVPNAYDKTALALEVGDMVKVTKINVNGQWEGECKGKRGHFPFTHVRLLDQHNPDDELS